A genome region from Penaeus monodon isolate SGIC_2016 chromosome 14, NSTDA_Pmon_1, whole genome shotgun sequence includes the following:
- the LOC119580868 gene encoding bromodomain and PHD finger-containing protein 3-like isoform X5 produces MPRLGLGYDMDQFLDHCRMTKPPYECPHASCGKIYRSLAGIQHHMNTYDHENPPPNVVTPKSARKKNMKRPPSPVASQDPEPPSIPYSHDMKTVEFEVDGKLTRLSVYDPIEILSKHDFPFCDQEDYEASMPPVVEEPPPQEQARTPTIKPLPKTPTSKTSLSKTPVQKTPLQKPPKARTGDKDRGVDVQRYTIEEKKSNKLPEASFSVIEDYYKNLPDAPPQPSNYHRFIEKSLEELDEEVEYDMDEEDRAWLQKMNEKRAVDELPPVEMETFELLMDRLEKESFFQAQSTGRDSGVPIDEDAVCCICMDGECQNSNVILFCDMCNLAVHQECYGVPYIPEGQWLCRRCLQSPSRAVDCALCPNKGGAFKQTDDARWAHVVCAMWIPEVCFANTVFLEPIDSIGNIPPARWKLTCYICKQRGVGACIQCNKVNCYTAFHVTCAQQAGLHMKIDAVRETSVNGTSVTVRKAAYCDMHTPADSDALDEIMDSAKKAAAKAASRQKMKKARKILAEKRSAAPIVSVPTIPADRPILPTYCGVVNSVPILPSENIQKLASLVSMPKRSQFMHRLLAFWTLKRQSRNGVPLLRRLTTSHSRRSNRSPEEKNTDYKDKEKILSEAERRREEIKYWQRLRQDLEKARLLCELIRKREKTKRELVKAKAEEKQVQLAPLVHLLLQTIDIIQEKDQQMIFAEPVDFDEVLDYLDVVKHPMDLSTMRQKAETHQYRTIDQFASDFELMIDNCLTYNAKETIFYRTAVKLRDQGGAIIRQLRRNVENIGFDMETGLLLPHRPKPLPEYSDNKIIKEVDDALVADGDDSASLEDREKALLELLDKANMIRHHVARIKRVKLIRREIGIVRRKLAMNHSGNSHYKASVTYYDSDDDSDKDDSDIDNSSVIDDEAEPGEPSRPSTPPPLAAKMVNVHLSHTPKTPLSNRKVPLSSSPMTTPVQRGRQRKTGFRGTPKDDTKQKRIDSFFERINKNSQRESDHPDHAATLADESKATKPEKEDSAQETPKKRGPGRPPKRLRTLSGPSASPPAKKQVESDSAEPVTPTKESSEDGPEEEPPSVPSSPSGVNRRTSVLFTKKAGALFKKPDSSSPQKRISRQRRASESTQGTNSDVDIQSPEKTPKSANKKKGHLMNTGLTNGVSVDSGVICHQNTKSGSSLSFPENISILDLSDSGTPPSKDSFKMYRQGGEIPPETDEDTHSESNSSLTDTEDDTASDSDSEGVGSESDSSVAVDSPGSGHTGDQIPLEPLDLVWAKCRGYPWYPALIINPKMPKTGYFHNGVPIPVPPDDVLALANNYPSPMYLVLFFDNKRTWQWLPRNKLEPLGVDSTLDKAKLVESRKPAERKAVKKAYEKAILHRCRVTGENTGLSGESENEEAS; encoded by the exons atgCCTCGGCTGGGCCTTGGCTATGACATGGACCAGTTCCTGGACCACTGTCGTATGACAAAACCTCCGTATGAATGCCCGCATGCATCATGTGGCAAGATTTACCGCAGTCTAGCAGGCATTCAGCACCACATGAACACATATGACCATGAGAATCCTCCTCCAAATGTGGTCACTCCAAAATCAG CCCGGAAGAAAAACATGAAGCGACCCCCATCCCCTGTAGCAAGCCAGGATCCAGAGCCACCTTCAATACCATACTCGCATGACATGAAAACTGTGGAGTTTGAGGTTGATGGAAAATTGACACGGTTATCTGTCTATGACCCAATAGAAATTTTATCAAAG CACGATTTTCCATTTTGTGATCAGGAGGATTACGAAGCTTCAATGCCTCCGGTTGTAGAGGAGCCCCCACCTCAGGAGCAAGCACGCACACCAACTATCAAGCCATTGCCCAAGACACCAACATCCAAAACCTCCCTATCAAAAACTCCGGTGCAGAAAACTCCTCTCCAGAAACCACCAAAA GCTCGTACAGGTGATAAAGATAGAGGGGTAGATGTCCAACGTTAcacaatagaagagaaaaaaagcaacaaactcCCAGAAGCGTCATTTTCAGTCATAGAGGATTATTACAAGAATCTTCCTGATGCTCCTCCACAACCATCCAACTATCatag GTTCATAGAGAAAAGTCTTGAAGAATTAGATGAAGAAGTGGAGTATGACATGGATGAGGAAGACAGAGCATGGCTGCAGAAAATGAATGAGAAGCGAGCTGTGGATGAACTCCCACCTGTAGAAATGGAGACCTTTGAATTACTCATGGATCGTTTAGAAAAGGAATCTTTCTTTCAG GCTCAGTCAACTGGCAGAGATTCTGGTGTGCCAATAGATGAGGATGCTGTATGCTGTATTTGTATGGATGGAGAGTGTCAGAACAGTAATGTTATCCTATTCTGTGATATGTGCAACTTAGCAGTGCATCAG GAGTGCTATGGAGTTCCTTACATCCCAGAGGGGCAGTGGCTATGCAGGCGGTGCTTACAATCTCCATCACGGGCTGTTGACTGTGCTCTTTGTCCTAACAAGGGTGGAGCATTTAAACAGACAGATGATGCTCGCTGGGCTCATGTTGTTTGTGCCATGTGGATTCCTGAAGTTTGTTTTGCAAATACT GTTTTCCTTGAGCCAATAGACAGTATTGGTAATATACCTCCTGCTCGCTGGAAACTCACATGCTACATATGCAAGCAGAGAGGAGTGGGTGCTTGTATCCAGTGTAATAAAGTAAACTGCTATACag CTTTCCATGTGACCTGTGCTCAACAAGCAGGACTGCATATGAAGATTGATGCAGTAAGAGAGACAAGTGTGAATGGCACATCAGTTACAGTGCGAAAAGCAGCTTACTGTGATATGCACACCCCAGCTGACTCAGATGCg CTCGATGAGATTATGGACTCGGCTAAGAAAGCAGCGGCAAAAGCGGCATCAcgacagaaaatgaagaaagctCGTAAGATTTTGGCTGAGAAACGGTCTGCTGCTCCAATTGTTTCAGTTCCCACAATTCCAGCTGACCG TCCCATACTCCCTACCTATTGTGGTGTTGTCAACTCTGTGCCCATCCTACCCAGTGAAAA TATTCAGAAATTGGCATCCCTGGTCAGTATGCCTAAAAGGTCACAGTTCATGCACCGCCTCTTAGCCTTCTGGACCTTGAAGCGGCAATCGAGAAATGGCGTCCCGCTGCTGAGACGGCTTACAACCTCACATTCCCGCCGTAGCAATCGGTCACCTGAGGAGAAGAACACAGACTATAAGGATAAGGAGAAAATACTCAGT gaGGCAGAGAGACGCAGAGAAGAAATTAAGTATTGGCAGAGGTTACGTCAGGATCTTGAAAAAGCAAGGCTGCTCTGTGAACTAattagaaagagggaaaaaaccaaGAGAGAGCTAGTCAAGGC AAAAGCTGAGGAGAAGCAGGTGCAGTTAGCTCCTCTAGTGCATCTACTACTGCAGACCATTGATATAATTCAAGAGAAGGATCAACAAATGATATTTGCTGAACCAGTTGACTTTGATGAg GTTCTTGACTATCTTGATGTGGTAAAACATCCCATGGATCTTTCCACCATGAGACAGAAGGCTGAGACACATCAATACCGCACAATTGATCAGTTTGCAAGTGACTTTGAGCTGATGATTGACAACTGTCTCACCTATAATGCAAAAGAAACCATTTTCTATAGAACAGCTGTTAAGTTGCGGGACCAG GGTGGTGCTATCATTCGTCAACTCCGAAGAAATGTTGAGAACATTGGATTTGATATGGAAACTGGGTTGCTACTACCACACCGACCCAAACCTTTGCCAGAGTACTCAGATAATAAGATTATCaaggaag ttGATGATGCCCTggttgctgatggtgatgattcaGCAAGTCTAGAAGATCGAGAGAAAGCACTGCTTGAGCTCCTAGATAAAGCAAACATGATTCGACATCATGTAGCGCGCATTAAGCGTGTAAAACTCATCAG aCGAGAGATTGGGATAGTGCGCAGGAAACTGGCAATGAATCATTCTGGAAATAGTCATTACAAGGCCAGTGTAACATACTATGACAGTGATGACGACAGTGATAAGGATGATTCCG ATATAGATAATAGCTCAGTCATTGATGACGAGGCCGAACCTGGTGAGCCAAGCAGGCCAAGCACACCACCTCCGCTGGCAGCAAAAATGGTTAATGTCCACCTGTCCCACACCCCTAAGACACCATTGAGCAATCGAAAGGTACCTCTGTCATCATCACCTATGACCACTCCTGTGCAGCGAGGTCGTCAACGCAAGACAGGGTTCAGAGGCACACCAAAG GATGACACCAAACAGAAGCGCATTGACTCCTTCTTCGAGCGAATCAATAAGAACTCTCAGAGAGAATCAGATCATCCTGACCATGCAGCCACACTTGCAGATGAAAGTAAAGCAACAAAACCAGAGAAAGAAG atTCTGCTCAGGAGACTCCCAAGAAGCGAGGTCCAGGGCGCCCTCCTAAGCGTCTTAGAACTCTGTCAGGTCCATCTGCAAGTCCCCCAGCCAAAAAGC AAGTAGAGAGTGACTCAGCAGAGCCTGTGACACCAACCAAAGAAAGCAGTGAAGATGGGCCAGAGGAAGAACCCCCCTCTGTACCTAGCTCTCCATCTGGGGTGAATCGCCGCACATCAGTACTCTTTACGAAAAAAGCTGGAGCACTCTTTAAG AAGCCAGACAGCTCATCTCCCCAGAAGCGCATATCACGCCAGCGTCGAGCATCAGAGAGCACACAGGGCACCAATAGCGATGTTGATATTCAGTCACCAGAAAAGACACCAAAGTCagcaaacaagaaaaagggaCATCTAATG AATACAGGGTTGACTAATGGAGTAAGTGTTGACTCCGGTGTTATTTGCCATCAGAACACAAAGTCGGGCTCCTCCCTGTCCTTCCCTGAAAACATCTCAATCTTAGATCTCTCAGACAGTGGGACACCTCCATCCAAGGATTCCTTCAAGATGTATCGACAGGGAGGAG AGATACCCCCAGAGACTGATGAGGATACACACTCTGAATCCAACTCCAGCCTGACGGATACAGAGGATGACACTGCTTCAGACTCGGATTCGGAAGGTGTTGGTAGTGAGTCTGACTCTAGTGTGGCAGTTGATTCACCTGGCTCAGGTCACACTGGAGATCAGATTCCTCTAGAACCTCTTGACCTTGTTTGGGCTAAGTGTCGGGGTTACCCTTGGTATCCTGCTTTG attATCAATCCCAAGATGCCTAAAACAGGATACTTCCACAATGGTGTTCCAATTCCAGTACCTCCAGATGATGTTTTAGCATTGGCTAATAATTACCCTTCACCAATGTACTTAGTGTTGTTCTTTGATAATAAACGCACTTG GCAATGGCTTCCCCGTAATAAGTTAGAGCCCCTTGGAGTTGACTCAACTTTGGATAAGGCCAAACTTGTAGAATCCCGTAAACCAGCTGAAAGGAAAGCTGTGAAGAAAGCGTATGAAAAGGCCATCTTACATCGATGCAGGGTGACAGGAGAAAACACAGGACTCAGTGGGGAATCAGAGAATGAGGAAGCAAGTTGA
- the LOC119580868 gene encoding bromodomain and PHD finger-containing protein 3-like isoform X8, whose protein sequence is MPRLGLGYDMDQFLDHCRMTKPPYECPHASCGKIYRSLAGIQHHMNTYDHENPPPNVVTPKSARKKNMKRPPSPVASQDPEPPSIPYSHDMKTVEFEVDGKLTRLSVYDPIEILSKHDFPFCDQEDYEASMPPVVEEPPPQEQARTPTIKPLPKTPTSKTSLSKTPVQKTPLQKPPKARTGDKDRGVDVQRYTIEEKKSNKLPEASFSVIEDYYKNLPDAPPQPSNYHRFIEKSLEELDEEVEYDMDEEDRAWLQKMNEKRAVDELPPVEMETFELLMDRLEKESFFQAQSTGRDSGVPIDEDAVCCICMDGECQNSNVILFCDMCNLAVHQECYGVPYIPEGQWLCRRCLQSPSRAVDCALCPNKGGAFKQTDDARWAHVVCAMWIPEVCFANTVFLEPIDSIGNIPPARWKLTCYICKQRGVGACIQCNKVNCYTAFHVTCAQQAGLHMKIDAVRETSVNGTSVTVRKAAYCDMHTPADSDARPQLDEIMDSAKKAAAKAASRQKMKKARKILAEKRSAAPIVSVPTIPADRIQKLASLVSMPKRSQFMHRLLAFWTLKRQSRNGVPLLRRLTTSHSRRSNRSPEEKNTDYKDKEKILSEAERRREEIKYWQRLRQDLEKARLLCELIRKREKTKRELVKAKAEEKQVQLAPLVHLLLQTIDIIQEKDQQMIFAEPVDFDEVLDYLDVVKHPMDLSTMRQKAETHQYRTIDQFASDFELMIDNCLTYNAKETIFYRTAVKLRDQGGAIIRQLRRNVENIGFDMETGLLLPHRPKPLPEYSDNKIIKEVDDALVADGDDSASLEDREKALLELLDKANMIRHHVARIKRVKLIRREIGIVRRKLAMNHSGNSHYKASVTYYDSDDDSDKDDSDIDNSSVIDDEAEPGEPSRPSTPPPLAAKMVNVHLSHTPKTPLSNRKVPLSSSPMTTPVQRGRQRKTGFRGTPKDDTKQKRIDSFFERINKNSQRESDHPDHAATLADESKATKPEKEDSAQETPKKRGPGRPPKRLRTLSGPSASPPAKKQVESDSAEPVTPTKESSEDGPEEEPPSVPSSPSGVNRRTSVLFTKKAGALFKKPDSSSPQKRISRQRRASESTQGTNSDVDIQSPEKTPKSANKKKGHLMNTGLTNGVSVDSGVICHQNTKSGSSLSFPENISILDLSDSGTPPSKDSFKMYRQGGEIPPETDEDTHSESNSSLTDTEDDTASDSDSEGVGSESDSSVAVDSPGSGHTGDQIPLEPLDLVWAKCRGYPWYPALIINPKMPKTGYFHNGVPIPVPPDDVLALANNYPSPMYLVLFFDNKRTWQWLPRNKLEPLGVDSTLDKAKLVESRKPAERKAVKKAYEKAILHRCRVTGENTGLSGESENEEAS, encoded by the exons atgCCTCGGCTGGGCCTTGGCTATGACATGGACCAGTTCCTGGACCACTGTCGTATGACAAAACCTCCGTATGAATGCCCGCATGCATCATGTGGCAAGATTTACCGCAGTCTAGCAGGCATTCAGCACCACATGAACACATATGACCATGAGAATCCTCCTCCAAATGTGGTCACTCCAAAATCAG CCCGGAAGAAAAACATGAAGCGACCCCCATCCCCTGTAGCAAGCCAGGATCCAGAGCCACCTTCAATACCATACTCGCATGACATGAAAACTGTGGAGTTTGAGGTTGATGGAAAATTGACACGGTTATCTGTCTATGACCCAATAGAAATTTTATCAAAG CACGATTTTCCATTTTGTGATCAGGAGGATTACGAAGCTTCAATGCCTCCGGTTGTAGAGGAGCCCCCACCTCAGGAGCAAGCACGCACACCAACTATCAAGCCATTGCCCAAGACACCAACATCCAAAACCTCCCTATCAAAAACTCCGGTGCAGAAAACTCCTCTCCAGAAACCACCAAAA GCTCGTACAGGTGATAAAGATAGAGGGGTAGATGTCCAACGTTAcacaatagaagagaaaaaaagcaacaaactcCCAGAAGCGTCATTTTCAGTCATAGAGGATTATTACAAGAATCTTCCTGATGCTCCTCCACAACCATCCAACTATCatag GTTCATAGAGAAAAGTCTTGAAGAATTAGATGAAGAAGTGGAGTATGACATGGATGAGGAAGACAGAGCATGGCTGCAGAAAATGAATGAGAAGCGAGCTGTGGATGAACTCCCACCTGTAGAAATGGAGACCTTTGAATTACTCATGGATCGTTTAGAAAAGGAATCTTTCTTTCAG GCTCAGTCAACTGGCAGAGATTCTGGTGTGCCAATAGATGAGGATGCTGTATGCTGTATTTGTATGGATGGAGAGTGTCAGAACAGTAATGTTATCCTATTCTGTGATATGTGCAACTTAGCAGTGCATCAG GAGTGCTATGGAGTTCCTTACATCCCAGAGGGGCAGTGGCTATGCAGGCGGTGCTTACAATCTCCATCACGGGCTGTTGACTGTGCTCTTTGTCCTAACAAGGGTGGAGCATTTAAACAGACAGATGATGCTCGCTGGGCTCATGTTGTTTGTGCCATGTGGATTCCTGAAGTTTGTTTTGCAAATACT GTTTTCCTTGAGCCAATAGACAGTATTGGTAATATACCTCCTGCTCGCTGGAAACTCACATGCTACATATGCAAGCAGAGAGGAGTGGGTGCTTGTATCCAGTGTAATAAAGTAAACTGCTATACag CTTTCCATGTGACCTGTGCTCAACAAGCAGGACTGCATATGAAGATTGATGCAGTAAGAGAGACAAGTGTGAATGGCACATCAGTTACAGTGCGAAAAGCAGCTTACTGTGATATGCACACCCCAGCTGACTCAGATGCg CGTCCTCAGCTCGATGAGATTATGGACTCGGCTAAGAAAGCAGCGGCAAAAGCGGCATCAcgacagaaaatgaagaaagctCGTAAGATTTTGGCTGAGAAACGGTCTGCTGCTCCAATTGTTTCAGTTCCCACAATTCCAGCTGACCG TATTCAGAAATTGGCATCCCTGGTCAGTATGCCTAAAAGGTCACAGTTCATGCACCGCCTCTTAGCCTTCTGGACCTTGAAGCGGCAATCGAGAAATGGCGTCCCGCTGCTGAGACGGCTTACAACCTCACATTCCCGCCGTAGCAATCGGTCACCTGAGGAGAAGAACACAGACTATAAGGATAAGGAGAAAATACTCAGT gaGGCAGAGAGACGCAGAGAAGAAATTAAGTATTGGCAGAGGTTACGTCAGGATCTTGAAAAAGCAAGGCTGCTCTGTGAACTAattagaaagagggaaaaaaccaaGAGAGAGCTAGTCAAGGC AAAAGCTGAGGAGAAGCAGGTGCAGTTAGCTCCTCTAGTGCATCTACTACTGCAGACCATTGATATAATTCAAGAGAAGGATCAACAAATGATATTTGCTGAACCAGTTGACTTTGATGAg GTTCTTGACTATCTTGATGTGGTAAAACATCCCATGGATCTTTCCACCATGAGACAGAAGGCTGAGACACATCAATACCGCACAATTGATCAGTTTGCAAGTGACTTTGAGCTGATGATTGACAACTGTCTCACCTATAATGCAAAAGAAACCATTTTCTATAGAACAGCTGTTAAGTTGCGGGACCAG GGTGGTGCTATCATTCGTCAACTCCGAAGAAATGTTGAGAACATTGGATTTGATATGGAAACTGGGTTGCTACTACCACACCGACCCAAACCTTTGCCAGAGTACTCAGATAATAAGATTATCaaggaag ttGATGATGCCCTggttgctgatggtgatgattcaGCAAGTCTAGAAGATCGAGAGAAAGCACTGCTTGAGCTCCTAGATAAAGCAAACATGATTCGACATCATGTAGCGCGCATTAAGCGTGTAAAACTCATCAG aCGAGAGATTGGGATAGTGCGCAGGAAACTGGCAATGAATCATTCTGGAAATAGTCATTACAAGGCCAGTGTAACATACTATGACAGTGATGACGACAGTGATAAGGATGATTCCG ATATAGATAATAGCTCAGTCATTGATGACGAGGCCGAACCTGGTGAGCCAAGCAGGCCAAGCACACCACCTCCGCTGGCAGCAAAAATGGTTAATGTCCACCTGTCCCACACCCCTAAGACACCATTGAGCAATCGAAAGGTACCTCTGTCATCATCACCTATGACCACTCCTGTGCAGCGAGGTCGTCAACGCAAGACAGGGTTCAGAGGCACACCAAAG GATGACACCAAACAGAAGCGCATTGACTCCTTCTTCGAGCGAATCAATAAGAACTCTCAGAGAGAATCAGATCATCCTGACCATGCAGCCACACTTGCAGATGAAAGTAAAGCAACAAAACCAGAGAAAGAAG atTCTGCTCAGGAGACTCCCAAGAAGCGAGGTCCAGGGCGCCCTCCTAAGCGTCTTAGAACTCTGTCAGGTCCATCTGCAAGTCCCCCAGCCAAAAAGC AAGTAGAGAGTGACTCAGCAGAGCCTGTGACACCAACCAAAGAAAGCAGTGAAGATGGGCCAGAGGAAGAACCCCCCTCTGTACCTAGCTCTCCATCTGGGGTGAATCGCCGCACATCAGTACTCTTTACGAAAAAAGCTGGAGCACTCTTTAAG AAGCCAGACAGCTCATCTCCCCAGAAGCGCATATCACGCCAGCGTCGAGCATCAGAGAGCACACAGGGCACCAATAGCGATGTTGATATTCAGTCACCAGAAAAGACACCAAAGTCagcaaacaagaaaaagggaCATCTAATG AATACAGGGTTGACTAATGGAGTAAGTGTTGACTCCGGTGTTATTTGCCATCAGAACACAAAGTCGGGCTCCTCCCTGTCCTTCCCTGAAAACATCTCAATCTTAGATCTCTCAGACAGTGGGACACCTCCATCCAAGGATTCCTTCAAGATGTATCGACAGGGAGGAG AGATACCCCCAGAGACTGATGAGGATACACACTCTGAATCCAACTCCAGCCTGACGGATACAGAGGATGACACTGCTTCAGACTCGGATTCGGAAGGTGTTGGTAGTGAGTCTGACTCTAGTGTGGCAGTTGATTCACCTGGCTCAGGTCACACTGGAGATCAGATTCCTCTAGAACCTCTTGACCTTGTTTGGGCTAAGTGTCGGGGTTACCCTTGGTATCCTGCTTTG attATCAATCCCAAGATGCCTAAAACAGGATACTTCCACAATGGTGTTCCAATTCCAGTACCTCCAGATGATGTTTTAGCATTGGCTAATAATTACCCTTCACCAATGTACTTAGTGTTGTTCTTTGATAATAAACGCACTTG GCAATGGCTTCCCCGTAATAAGTTAGAGCCCCTTGGAGTTGACTCAACTTTGGATAAGGCCAAACTTGTAGAATCCCGTAAACCAGCTGAAAGGAAAGCTGTGAAGAAAGCGTATGAAAAGGCCATCTTACATCGATGCAGGGTGACAGGAGAAAACACAGGACTCAGTGGGGAATCAGAGAATGAGGAAGCAAGTTGA